A stretch of the Gemmatirosa kalamazoonensis genome encodes the following:
- a CDS encoding response regulator codes for MSVVPPAGSGSADSLQAVAAALAARPYARRGVSLREAPVRVVLVDDHAVLRVGLRALLEKTPDVTVVGDGSNGVEAVALAEQLAPDVVVLDLDMPGGDGATATRALCALEHPPKVLILSMHAEEDQLIPLLKDGATGYLSKEAAGRELVAAIRVVASGDTYVRPHVARLLAGSVRQSAAPDARRLAFQSLSEREQRVVTLMAEGYSGVEIGQQLDISPKTVDTYKQRIEKKLGITHRTEYVRLALSLDLIRK; via the coding sequence ATGTCCGTTGTTCCACCGGCCGGCTCGGGATCGGCCGACTCCCTGCAGGCAGTGGCCGCGGCGCTCGCCGCACGCCCTTACGCGCGGCGCGGCGTGAGCCTGCGCGAGGCGCCCGTGCGCGTGGTGCTCGTCGACGATCACGCCGTGTTACGGGTGGGGCTTCGGGCGCTCCTGGAGAAGACGCCGGACGTCACCGTCGTGGGCGACGGGTCGAACGGAGTCGAGGCCGTCGCGCTGGCCGAGCAGCTCGCACCCGACGTCGTCGTGCTGGACCTGGACATGCCCGGCGGCGACGGCGCGACGGCGACGCGTGCGCTGTGTGCGCTCGAGCATCCGCCGAAGGTACTCATCCTGAGCATGCATGCCGAGGAAGACCAGCTGATCCCGCTCCTCAAGGACGGCGCGACCGGCTACCTGTCGAAGGAGGCCGCGGGTCGCGAGCTCGTGGCGGCGATTCGCGTGGTCGCGTCCGGCGACACGTACGTGCGGCCGCACGTGGCGCGTCTGTTGGCGGGGTCCGTACGCCAGAGTGCCGCGCCGGACGCGCGGCGGCTCGCCTTCCAGTCGCTGAGCGAGCGTGAGCAGCGTGTCGTCACCTTGATGGCCGAAGGCTACAGCGGCGTGGAGATCGGCCAGCAGCTCGACATCAGTCCCAAGACGGTCGACACCTATAAGCAGCGCATCGAGAAGAAGCTGGGCATCACGCACCGCACCGAGTATGTGAGGCTGGCGCTCTCGCTGGACCTGATCCGGAAGTGA